A region of Deinococcus metalli DNA encodes the following proteins:
- a CDS encoding ExbD/TolR family protein, whose amino-acid sequence MRARARGGDAVTFDFAPMVDVVLLLLIFFFLTSSLAPRDRSVPITLPGASTSVQQTSSLPVVSVDSAGKVFLNGQATTLTDLAGQLRPLLGASGGVVGLRADEKGQYGTVVGVMDEIRRAGGQKLALGTRAAP is encoded by the coding sequence GTGAGGGCGCGCGCGCGGGGCGGGGACGCCGTCACCTTCGACTTTGCGCCGATGGTGGACGTGGTGCTGCTGCTGCTGATCTTCTTCTTCCTGACCAGTAGCCTCGCGCCGCGTGACCGCTCGGTGCCGATCACGCTGCCCGGCGCGAGCACCAGCGTGCAGCAGACCAGCAGCCTGCCGGTGGTCAGCGTGGACAGCGCCGGGAAGGTCTTCCTGAACGGACAGGCGACCACCCTGACCGACCTGGCCGGGCAACTCAGGCCCCTGCTGGGCGCGTCCGGCGGTGTGGTGGGCCTGCGTGCCGACGAGAAGGGCCAGTACGGCACGGTGGTGGGCGTGATGGACGAGATCCGCCGCGCCGGCGGGCAGAAGCTCGCGCTGGGCACGAGGGCCGCTCCGTGA
- a CDS encoding sensor histidine kinase: protein MPATAVQSAFDTVRDTMAVVDAAGTVRLVNRAWLTFMTDNGGTEVACGVGSSYLQACDNADGPCADEGPAVAQGLRDVLEGRTETFDAEYPCHSPTHERWFRVRITAFMDGAARYATVLHEDISERRHAEIREADLDSEVDQVVRVRTQALRTERDELDAFVGAVSHDLRTPVRHVRSFMQLLRARASERLNGDDRRLMDVIDGASGRLDGMITELLGLARVSQATLRFEDVELTQVVRRAWANLNPETQGRRIEWLARDLPVVRGDAELLRLAFENLLGNAIKYTSGRERASIEVGARATPDEWIVFVQDDGVGFNPQYVHRLFGAFQRLHSGREFEGVGMGLANVKRIVERHGGRVWAESHPGDGATFYVAFPKP from the coding sequence TTGCCGGCTACGGCGGTACAGAGTGCGTTCGACACCGTCCGGGACACCATGGCCGTGGTGGACGCTGCTGGAACGGTGCGACTGGTCAACCGCGCGTGGTTGACGTTCATGACCGACAACGGCGGCACCGAGGTCGCCTGCGGCGTGGGCAGCAGCTACCTCCAGGCCTGCGACAACGCCGACGGTCCCTGCGCCGACGAGGGTCCTGCCGTGGCGCAGGGTCTGCGGGACGTGCTGGAAGGGCGGACGGAGACCTTCGACGCCGAATACCCCTGCCACAGCCCCACCCACGAACGCTGGTTTCGCGTGCGGATCACGGCGTTCATGGACGGCGCCGCCCGCTACGCCACGGTCCTGCACGAGGACATCAGCGAACGCCGGCACGCCGAGATCCGCGAGGCCGACCTCGATTCCGAGGTGGATCAGGTCGTCCGGGTGAGGACCCAGGCGCTGCGCACCGAACGCGACGAACTCGACGCCTTTGTGGGCGCCGTGTCGCACGATCTGCGCACCCCGGTGCGGCACGTCCGCAGTTTCATGCAGCTGCTCCGCGCCAGGGCCAGCGAGCGCCTGAACGGTGACGACCGCCGCCTGATGGACGTCATCGACGGGGCCTCGGGGCGGCTCGACGGGATGATCACGGAACTGCTGGGGCTGGCCCGCGTGTCGCAGGCGACCCTGCGCTTCGAGGACGTGGAGCTCACGCAGGTCGTGCGGCGGGCGTGGGCGAACCTGAACCCGGAAACGCAGGGCCGGCGGATCGAGTGGCTGGCCCGCGACCTGCCCGTGGTGCGCGGCGACGCGGAACTGCTGCGGCTGGCCTTCGAGAACCTGCTCGGCAACGCCATCAAGTACACCTCCGGCCGGGAGCGCGCGTCCATCGAGGTGGGGGCCAGGGCCACGCCGGACGAGTGGATCGTGTTCGTTCAGGACGACGGCGTGGGCTTCAATCCGCAGTACGTCCACCGGCTGTTCGGGGCGTTCCAGCGGCTCCACAGCGGACGCGAGTTCGAGGGCGTGGGCATGGGCCTCGCCAACGTCAAGCGTATCGTCGAGCGGCACGGCGGGCGCGTGTGGGCCGAGAGCCATCCCGGCGACGGCGCGACCTTCTACGTGGCCTTCCCCAAACCCTGA
- a CDS encoding type III pantothenate kinase: MPAFPLLAVDIGNTSTVLGLADEGLNLTHTWRLRTNRDVLPDDLALQLHGLFTLTGAAPPRSAVLSSVAPPVGENYQLALRRHYGVEAFSVAAMNLPDVSVELDQPDAVGADRLCNLFGAEKYMDGRDYVVVVDFGTSTNFDVIGRGRRFIGGVLATGAQVSADALFARAAKLPRITLSAPQSAIGKNTVHALQSGLVYGYAEMVDGLLRRIRAELPGPAVAVATGGFARTIEGICREIDHYDETLTLRGLVELWASR; the protein is encoded by the coding sequence GTGCCCGCCTTTCCCCTCCTGGCCGTGGACATCGGCAACACCAGCACTGTGCTGGGCCTCGCGGACGAGGGCCTGAACCTCACGCACACGTGGCGGCTGCGCACCAACCGCGACGTGTTGCCCGACGACCTGGCGCTGCAACTGCATGGCCTGTTCACGCTGACCGGCGCCGCCCCGCCCCGGTCGGCGGTGCTGAGTTCCGTGGCGCCGCCCGTGGGCGAGAACTACCAGCTCGCGCTGCGCCGCCACTACGGCGTCGAGGCCTTCAGCGTGGCCGCCATGAACCTGCCGGACGTGTCCGTGGAACTCGACCAGCCGGACGCCGTGGGCGCGGACCGGCTGTGCAACCTGTTCGGCGCGGAGAAGTACATGGACGGGCGTGACTACGTGGTCGTGGTGGATTTCGGCACCAGCACCAACTTCGACGTGATCGGCCGGGGCCGGCGCTTCATCGGCGGCGTGCTCGCCACGGGCGCGCAGGTCAGCGCCGACGCGCTGTTCGCCCGCGCCGCCAAACTGCCGCGCATCACCCTGAGCGCGCCGCAGAGTGCCATCGGCAAGAACACCGTGCACGCCCTGCAATCCGGGCTGGTGTACGGCTACGCCGAGATGGTGGACGGCCTGCTGCGCCGCATCCGCGCGGAACTGCCCGGCCCGGCGGTCGCGGTCGCCACCGGCGGCTTCGCGCGTACCATTGAGGGCATCTGCCGCGAGATTGACCACTACGACGAGACCCTGACCCTGCGCGGCCTGGTGGAACTGTGGGCCAGCCGCTGA
- the glmS gene encoding glutamine--fructose-6-phosphate transaminase (isomerizing), whose translation MCGIVGYIGPRQAQDVLISGLAKLEYRGYDSAGVAVRDAGQITVMKKAGKLANLSGELQGRPLAGTLGIGHTRWATHGLPNDTNAHPHATEDGRIVIIHNGIIENYLSLKEGLQARGHIFKSETDSEVLAHLIEEAYTGDLEQAVRDALRQVRGAYGIVVTHVDHREIVAARTVSPLVMGVGEGEMFLASDVPALLAYTRNMVFLHDGDMVVLHDDGFRVTDLAGTPQSRAIEHIEWDAEAAEKGGYDTYMLKEIYEQPQALTNTLIGRLHDDTGEVNLDINLDPSSFKRISIIACGTAFYAGLVGEYLIEQLARIPVEVDVASEYRYRDPLVSEHTLAIVVSQSGETIDTLEALREAKKFGARTLGVINAKGSSMTRELDDTLYIHAGPEIGVASTKAYTSMVSAFVMLALWLGRARGTLSEEQGTELLHAARSLPRLVEEALSPERVARIKEVAEKYAHARDYLFLGRGVNSPTAYEGALKLKEISYIHAEAYAAGEMKHGPIALIDANLPVAVIATESRLLEKTISNVQEVRARAGRVILFLSDGDTENARHGDDVIYVPRAHEMVSPVVNAVAMQLLAYFTATALGKDVDKPRNLAKSVTVE comes from the coding sequence ATGTGCGGAATCGTCGGATACATCGGCCCCCGGCAGGCGCAGGACGTCCTCATCTCCGGGCTGGCGAAGCTCGAATACCGCGGCTACGACAGCGCGGGCGTCGCGGTGCGGGACGCCGGGCAGATCACGGTCATGAAGAAGGCCGGCAAACTCGCCAACCTCAGCGGTGAACTCCAGGGCCGGCCGCTCGCCGGCACCCTGGGCATCGGGCACACGCGCTGGGCCACGCACGGCCTGCCGAACGACACCAACGCCCACCCGCACGCGACCGAGGACGGCCGCATCGTCATCATCCACAACGGCATCATCGAGAACTACCTGAGCCTCAAAGAGGGGCTCCAGGCCCGCGGACACATCTTCAAGAGCGAGACCGACAGCGAGGTGCTGGCCCACCTGATCGAGGAGGCCTACACCGGCGACCTGGAACAGGCGGTGCGGGACGCCCTGCGGCAGGTGCGCGGCGCGTACGGCATCGTGGTGACGCACGTGGACCACCGCGAGATCGTCGCGGCGCGCACCGTCAGCCCGCTGGTGATGGGCGTGGGCGAGGGCGAGATGTTCCTGGCGTCCGACGTGCCCGCCCTGCTGGCGTACACCCGCAACATGGTCTTCCTGCACGACGGCGACATGGTGGTGCTGCACGACGACGGTTTCCGGGTCACGGACCTGGCCGGCACCCCGCAGAGCCGCGCCATCGAGCACATCGAGTGGGACGCCGAGGCGGCCGAGAAGGGCGGCTACGACACCTACATGCTCAAGGAGATCTACGAGCAGCCGCAGGCGCTGACCAACACCCTGATCGGCCGCCTGCACGACGACACCGGCGAGGTGAACCTCGACATCAACCTCGATCCGTCGTCGTTCAAGCGCATCTCGATCATCGCGTGCGGCACGGCCTTCTACGCCGGGCTGGTCGGCGAGTACCTGATCGAGCAGCTCGCGCGCATTCCGGTCGAGGTGGACGTGGCCTCCGAGTACCGCTACCGCGATCCGCTGGTCAGCGAGCACACCCTGGCCATCGTGGTGAGCCAGAGCGGCGAGACCATCGACACCCTGGAAGCGCTGCGCGAGGCCAAGAAGTTTGGCGCCAGGACGCTGGGCGTGATCAACGCCAAGGGGTCCTCGATGACGCGCGAGCTGGACGACACGCTGTACATCCACGCCGGACCCGAGATCGGCGTGGCGAGCACCAAGGCGTACACCAGCATGGTCAGCGCCTTCGTGATGCTGGCGCTGTGGCTGGGCCGCGCGCGCGGCACCCTCAGTGAGGAGCAGGGCACCGAACTGCTGCACGCTGCCCGCTCCCTGCCCCGCCTCGTCGAGGAAGCCCTGAGCCCGGAGCGTGTGGCGCGCATCAAGGAGGTCGCGGAGAAGTACGCGCACGCCCGCGACTACCTGTTCCTGGGCCGCGGCGTGAACTCGCCCACCGCCTACGAGGGCGCCCTGAAGCTCAAAGAGATCTCCTACATCCACGCCGAGGCCTACGCGGCCGGCGAGATGAAGCACGGCCCGATTGCCCTGATCGACGCGAACCTGCCGGTCGCGGTGATCGCCACCGAGAGCAGACTGCTGGAAAAGACCATCTCCAACGTGCAGGAAGTCCGCGCCCGCGCCGGCCGGGTGATTCTGTTCCTGTCGGACGGCGACACCGAGAACGCCCGCCACGGTGACGACGTGATCTACGTGCCCCGCGCGCACGAGATGGTCTCCCCTGTCGTGAACGCGGTCGCCATGCAGCTCCTGGCGTACTTCACGGCCACGGCGCTCGGCAAGGACGTGGACAAGCCGCGCAACCTCGCCAAGAGCGTGACGGTCGAGTAG